The proteins below are encoded in one region of Paenibacillus sp. YYML68:
- a CDS encoding LacI family DNA-binding transcriptional regulator: MRVIKGMDALGYDPNASVENLGSQKSITIGVIVPDIDINVFTFTDFIKGVERASQMYNFNILICAASNNIDKEMKYLELLRTHTVDAMILLHPTIKNDKIIQLNDEGYHVVVVGSVIEHACIPCCITNNLEFSQRVVTHFAEQGHREIAFINGSLSTSESMDRLEGYIQGLKVNRLPFYPELIEHGDYNEEKGYQAFIRLINKTPRPTAIYTANDEMALGVYKACKELGLRIPEDISVMGVDDNRIGRYIEPPLSSVKPPNTELGYLAAEMIMCLVNKKDINNRIVTIESTMLFRKSSMKFV, from the coding sequence ATGAGAGTGATAAAAGGAATGGATGCGTTGGGGTATGATCCTAATGCATCAGTTGAAAATCTAGGCTCCCAAAAGTCAATAACAATTGGAGTCATTGTACCGGACATCGACATCAACGTTTTTACTTTTACTGATTTTATCAAAGGCGTAGAACGGGCTTCACAAATGTATAACTTTAACATTCTTATTTGCGCTGCGAGCAATAATATTGATAAAGAGATGAAATACTTGGAATTATTGAGGACTCATACGGTAGATGCTATGATTTTGCTACATCCAACCATCAAAAATGATAAAATTATTCAGCTTAATGATGAGGGTTATCATGTTGTAGTTGTAGGGTCGGTCATTGAACACGCTTGTATTCCTTGTTGTATTACGAATAATTTAGAATTCTCTCAAAGGGTCGTTACCCATTTTGCTGAGCAAGGCCATCGAGAGATCGCATTTATTAATGGGTCATTATCAACAAGTGAAAGTATGGATCGTTTAGAAGGGTATATTCAAGGATTAAAGGTAAATCGACTCCCCTTTTACCCAGAACTAATTGAGCATGGCGATTATAATGAGGAAAAAGGCTATCAAGCATTCATAAGACTAATCAACAAAACTCCCAGACCAACGGCCATCTATACAGCGAATGATGAAATGGCCCTGGGTGTGTACAAAGCTTGTAAGGAGTTGGGCTTAAGGATCCCTGAAGACATCTCCGTTATGGGAGTAGACGACAACAGGATCGGGAGGTATATAGAGCCGCCTTTAAGTTCAGTGAAACCACCTAATACAGAATTAGGGTATTTAGCTGCGGAAATGATCATGTGCTTGGTGAACAAAAAGGATATAAATAACAGAATAGTTACCATTGAGTCAACGATGTTATTTCGTAAATCATCAATGAAATTCGTTTAA
- a CDS encoding ABC transporter substrate-binding protein, with translation MRKTMTFMLASALMVVTAACGGSNIGDKNNNNVVNEANADGNNAEKVKPQTLSFWVYEPETKERKDVLVKLLKKYEETTGHTIKTTFVPKDDFNTKLNSAIAVGRNPDVSYLDQPLVPKFARDGVLLEVEQFANGAKGINKAEYYQGALGTVMVGGKLYGLPMNQTTVALFYNKDLMPTPPKTWEEWIKMSKDVYKANKVAAFEGLGTGGWGAWLLPALVHSGGGTMVSKDEKTATFGDDKGIAAIQLVNELLKYSDKSVRESNNAFGNGLIATKISGPWEMGGFKTNFPNLKYGVALIPHKEGEQSFSNIGGDDLVIYKNTNSPEAAWDFIKFLTNDENSVIMADVTGNFPVRLKAAQDPKFANDPDLSVFLKQMETAVARPTITEWLKINDEIIGKALEKVFIGGGDPAEIIKKASDDATKVINQ, from the coding sequence GTGAGAAAAACAATGACGTTCATGTTAGCTTCGGCTTTAATGGTTGTTACTGCTGCTTGTGGCGGAAGTAACATTGGTGACAAAAACAATAACAATGTGGTAAATGAAGCGAATGCTGATGGTAACAATGCGGAGAAGGTTAAGCCGCAAACTCTTTCTTTCTGGGTTTATGAGCCAGAAACGAAAGAGCGCAAGGATGTTCTGGTGAAACTGCTTAAGAAGTATGAAGAAACAACAGGTCATACCATTAAAACAACTTTTGTACCAAAGGATGATTTTAATACAAAATTAAACAGTGCCATTGCTGTGGGGCGAAATCCGGATGTTTCGTATCTAGACCAGCCGCTGGTACCTAAGTTTGCGAGAGACGGTGTGCTTCTTGAGGTGGAACAATTCGCAAACGGAGCAAAGGGTATTAATAAGGCGGAGTATTATCAAGGAGCCTTAGGAACGGTGATGGTTGGTGGCAAGCTGTATGGTTTGCCGATGAACCAAACGACAGTTGCGTTATTCTATAATAAAGATCTGATGCCAACCCCTCCGAAGACTTGGGAAGAATGGATTAAGATGTCCAAGGATGTATACAAAGCGAATAAAGTCGCAGCATTTGAAGGTCTTGGTACAGGTGGTTGGGGCGCTTGGCTGTTGCCTGCATTAGTACATAGCGGCGGCGGTACGATGGTATCCAAGGATGAGAAGACTGCGACTTTTGGTGACGATAAGGGCATAGCTGCAATTCAACTAGTCAATGAATTGCTCAAGTATTCCGACAAATCTGTCAGAGAAAGTAACAACGCATTCGGTAACGGTTTGATTGCAACGAAAATCAGTGGACCTTGGGAGATGGGCGGATTCAAAACGAATTTCCCGAACCTGAAATACGGTGTAGCTTTAATCCCGCATAAAGAAGGGGAGCAATCTTTCTCAAATATTGGTGGTGACGATCTTGTCATCTATAAAAATACGAATTCGCCGGAAGCTGCTTGGGACTTCATCAAGTTTTTAACAAACGATGAAAACTCTGTAATAATGGCTGACGTAACAGGCAACTTCCCAGTTCGTTTGAAAGCTGCTCAAGATCCGAAATTCGCAAACGATCCGGATCTAAGTGTATTTTTGAAACAAATGGAAACAGCAGTGGCACGACCGACGATCACAGAATGGCTAAAGATAAATGATGAGATTATCGGTAAAGCATTGGAAAAAGTGTTTATTGGTGGCGGAGACCCAGCGGAGATCATTAAGAAGGCTTCAGATGATGCAACGAAGGTTATCAATCAATAA
- a CDS encoding carbohydrate ABC transporter permease, protein MLNVQKPKRKSFLSWIRSESGAGVIFIAPLLIYFLVFQIFPILLSFGVSFTEWNLRTSPEWVGLDNYQNLLFDDVRYPDFWPSLLVTLKYIVYSVPLGIFIALVLSAMLNSNVKGEGFFKVAYYIPNVTAAVAVAAMWVFLLDPRIGLVNQFLSAIPGLEQYSTTSWLNNESTALPALGVMAIWGGLGYNVLIILASMKGIPEDLYEAARIDGANTAQRFLRITLPMIQPTIFFLIVTGLIASFQAFDQMYLMTKGGPNGSTTTYLFSLYNHAFKYFEMGTAAAMSYILLLVILVVTWLNFKFIPQRLDE, encoded by the coding sequence ATGCTAAACGTACAGAAGCCGAAGAGAAAAAGTTTTCTGTCATGGATTAGAAGTGAATCAGGGGCGGGAGTCATATTTATCGCTCCGCTGTTGATCTACTTTTTGGTTTTTCAAATATTCCCCATATTACTCTCGTTTGGTGTTAGTTTTACAGAATGGAATTTAAGAACGTCACCCGAATGGGTAGGGTTGGATAATTATCAAAACTTACTGTTTGATGATGTTCGATATCCAGACTTTTGGCCATCTCTCCTCGTTACTCTGAAATACATTGTATATAGTGTACCGTTAGGTATTTTTATCGCTCTTGTATTGTCAGCCATGCTCAACTCGAATGTTAAAGGTGAAGGTTTCTTTAAAGTAGCTTATTATATACCAAATGTTACCGCGGCGGTAGCTGTAGCGGCAATGTGGGTATTTCTCCTAGATCCCAGAATTGGCTTAGTCAATCAATTTCTTTCAGCCATCCCTGGGTTAGAGCAGTATTCTACTACCTCTTGGTTAAACAATGAGAGTACAGCTCTTCCCGCATTAGGGGTAATGGCTATTTGGGGCGGATTAGGGTATAACGTACTGATTATTCTTGCTAGTATGAAAGGAATTCCGGAAGATTTGTACGAAGCGGCTAGGATCGATGGTGCGAACACAGCGCAGCGGTTCTTGCGGATTACTCTTCCGATGATACAGCCTACCATCTTCTTTTTGATTGTAACGGGTTTGATTGCATCTTTTCAGGCATTTGATCAAATGTACTTAATGACCAAAGGCGGGCCTAATGGCTCTACAACAACGTATTTGTTCAGCTTATACAACCATGCGTTTAAGTACTTCGAGATGGGAACTGCAGCTGCAATGTCCTACATACTGCTTCTCGTGATTCTTGTAGTTACATGGCTGAACTTTAAATTCATACCTCAACGTCTTGATGAATAG
- a CDS encoding carbohydrate ABC transporter permease yields the protein MGGKKIERILTYLILCLFVVVLVFPFIWLLSSSFKDSRGIFSPEFSLIPRDMDTGEISFSLDNYKAAFEHMDFAVLFMNTFLVATINTVANTFLNSLAGYSFARLRFKGRDLMFKLILTSMMIPGTVLLVPNMIIINELGLYDHLGALILPFMMSVYNIFLMRQHFLTLPRELEESGIVDGASWYTVFLKIALPLARPILVTLGIFTFMWNYNNFLWPLVVINSPENYTIALGLGALLSTLKQAENYPIMIATSVIVAVPLIIIFMFLQKHIMKGISAGGVKG from the coding sequence ATGGGTGGAAAGAAAATAGAACGTATCCTCACCTACTTGATCTTATGCTTATTTGTTGTAGTGTTAGTGTTTCCCTTTATCTGGCTTTTGTCATCATCTTTTAAGGATAGTAGAGGTATTTTCTCGCCTGAATTTTCATTGATCCCGAGGGATATGGATACAGGTGAAATCTCTTTCAGCCTAGATAACTACAAAGCTGCTTTTGAGCACATGGACTTCGCTGTATTATTCATGAATACTTTCTTGGTAGCCACTATCAATACCGTTGCGAATACATTTCTTAATTCTTTAGCGGGATATAGCTTCGCCAGACTTCGTTTCAAAGGCAGAGACTTGATGTTCAAATTAATTTTGACCTCTATGATGATCCCGGGCACGGTACTGCTTGTGCCAAACATGATTATTATTAACGAATTAGGTCTCTATGATCATCTAGGTGCACTGATTCTTCCTTTTATGATGTCTGTATATAACATTTTCCTTATGAGGCAGCATTTCTTAACCTTGCCTAGGGAGTTAGAGGAATCAGGAATTGTTGATGGAGCGAGCTGGTATACGGTGTTCCTCAAAATTGCGCTTCCACTAGCCCGTCCGATTCTAGTGACACTGGGCATCTTCACTTTCATGTGGAATTATAATAACTTCCTCTGGCCGCTTGTTGTTATTAATAGCCCTGAGAATTATACGATTGCACTAGGGCTAGGAGCACTTCTCTCTACACTGAAGCAAGCGGAGAATTATCCGATTATGATCGCTACTTCTGTTATTGTAGCTGTTCCACTTATTATCATCTTTATGTTCCTCCAGAAGCACATCATGAAGGGAATAAGTGCCGGTGGAGTAAAGGGCTAA
- a CDS encoding glycoside hydrolase family 2 protein, with protein METHINQNPLESELKGPYLQTTLSLKKINSMAVPFQNGIPLPTFEPQEREILPLNGNWDKIRFQADHDITMSSRDLAWLNKIEELECKYLKEDSDDWKGHTIPLPENHLTGKEQANSAETYEDGVWYKRIFDVFKKEGKVYTLKALGISYVADVWLNGKWVGFHEGGFTPFALDLSPFLHDGKNEIRIRVDNPPWGSRTEVIPALASTDFLNYTGIIHDLYIEVSNCVLIARTDVVPLDTKGTLQVKVVVENRSNKKQAVRLDGEIYEANPNSPNFLSSPSAAEIIGDKASISGDILQYMDLTPLEVRAISYEVQVDKPKLWSIGKPNLYVAKLLLVDLEDSNITDRYYTQFGIRTLGTAKNQIMMNDSAVFLAGIARHEEWPEYGRTATWDRIRSDLQQIQQLNANMVRTGHYPNHVYTYLLLDRLGLAAMSEIPLWQFETVHYEAQEERKFADQMWREMVFSQYNRPSVIMWSTQNESKDVYLRLKYNTRLVEDLHKYYDDGRLITQSAAADQPGFDDPSMEPLDVAGWTMYFGVFHGSTYYEGTRLFLEKAHRAFPDKPILNTEYGNWTGELNLESDKQIETYQATLQALMEKSTVSSKGNLNQDGYVAGIDFWIMYNWYVNHNNWIDTFGIYHMNRSSKKPIACLIQADYQAFTSSNHGFALNVEPTEDVGLYIQDELSVTTQLTLDLKEPMNVTQFDYIQIVLISDQLIGGLDVDIKDESGGTWSYCSYDIVTQTWYPVYVPLYRAEGIELQAIKSIHIHSRNEIALSFKSIKATVAGTK; from the coding sequence ATGGAGACGCACATTAACCAAAATCCGCTAGAGAGCGAACTCAAGGGACCGTATCTTCAAACGACACTTTCATTGAAGAAGATCAACAGCATGGCTGTTCCGTTTCAGAACGGTATCCCCTTACCAACCTTTGAGCCTCAAGAGAGAGAGATTCTTCCGCTAAACGGGAATTGGGACAAAATCCGGTTTCAAGCTGATCATGATATAACGATGTCTTCAAGAGACCTGGCATGGTTGAATAAAATTGAAGAACTAGAATGTAAGTACCTTAAAGAAGATTCCGATGATTGGAAGGGGCATACCATTCCATTGCCAGAGAACCATTTGACTGGCAAAGAACAGGCGAATTCTGCCGAAACGTATGAGGATGGTGTCTGGTATAAAAGGATATTTGATGTTTTCAAGAAGGAAGGGAAGGTTTACACCCTTAAAGCGTTAGGAATCAGTTATGTTGCCGATGTTTGGCTGAATGGGAAGTGGGTGGGATTCCATGAAGGCGGATTCACGCCTTTTGCTTTGGACTTGTCTCCTTTTCTTCATGATGGCAAAAATGAAATTCGGATACGAGTTGATAATCCGCCTTGGGGAAGTAGAACCGAAGTAATTCCTGCATTAGCATCTACCGATTTTTTGAATTACACTGGAATCATTCATGATTTGTACATCGAAGTGTCGAATTGTGTACTTATAGCTAGGACAGATGTGGTGCCTTTGGATACAAAAGGTACGCTTCAGGTCAAGGTTGTTGTGGAGAACCGAAGCAATAAAAAGCAAGCTGTCCGACTAGATGGAGAAATTTATGAAGCTAATCCCAATTCCCCTAACTTTCTGAGTTCCCCCAGCGCAGCAGAAATTATTGGTGACAAAGCGAGTATAAGTGGCGATATTTTACAATATATGGATTTAACTCCTCTAGAAGTAAGGGCTATCTCCTATGAAGTACAGGTGGATAAACCGAAACTATGGTCTATAGGTAAACCGAACCTTTATGTAGCAAAGCTATTACTCGTAGACTTGGAGGATTCAAATATAACGGATAGGTACTATACTCAATTCGGTATTCGAACCTTGGGTACTGCGAAGAACCAGATCATGATGAATGACTCCGCAGTATTTCTAGCGGGGATAGCAAGGCACGAAGAATGGCCTGAATATGGCAGAACGGCAACATGGGATCGTATTCGAAGTGATCTCCAACAAATTCAACAGTTAAATGCCAATATGGTAAGAACGGGTCATTATCCGAATCATGTGTACACGTATTTGTTATTAGACAGATTAGGGCTTGCGGCAATGAGTGAGATTCCGTTATGGCAATTTGAGACCGTCCATTATGAAGCACAGGAAGAACGTAAATTTGCTGACCAAATGTGGAGAGAGATGGTTTTCTCACAATATAACAGACCTTCCGTCATTATGTGGAGCACACAGAATGAATCCAAGGATGTCTATTTAAGATTGAAATACAATACACGACTGGTTGAAGATCTGCACAAGTATTATGACGACGGCCGATTAATAACACAAAGCGCTGCAGCTGATCAGCCTGGTTTTGATGATCCATCCATGGAACCACTGGATGTTGCAGGCTGGACGATGTATTTTGGTGTTTTCCATGGAAGCACTTATTATGAAGGCACTCGATTGTTTCTAGAGAAGGCCCATCGTGCGTTTCCGGATAAACCGATATTGAACACGGAGTATGGAAACTGGACGGGTGAGCTCAATCTAGAATCAGATAAGCAGATTGAGACTTATCAAGCTACACTGCAGGCTTTGATGGAGAAATCGACGGTATCAAGTAAAGGTAATCTCAATCAAGATGGCTATGTAGCAGGAATTGACTTTTGGATTATGTACAACTGGTACGTGAACCATAATAACTGGATTGATACGTTCGGTATTTATCATATGAATCGTTCCTCGAAAAAACCAATAGCATGCTTAATCCAAGCAGATTATCAAGCGTTTACAAGCAGTAATCATGGCTTTGCTCTAAACGTAGAGCCGACTGAAGATGTAGGATTATACATACAAGATGAATTGTCAGTAACAACTCAGTTGACGTTAGACTTGAAGGAGCCTATGAATGTAACACAATTTGATTATATTCAAATTGTTCTGATTAGTGATCAACTAATCGGCGGCTTAGATGTGGACATCAAAGATGAATCAGGCGGTACATGGTCATATTGTTCATATGATATTGTGACGCAGACTTGGTACCCTGTGTATGTTCCATTGTATAGAGCGGAGGGAATTGAGCTGCAAGCAATAAAGTCTATCCATATTCATAGCAGGAATGAGATCGCTCTTAGCTTCAAATCGATTAAGGCAACAGTTGCAGGGACAAAATAG